GCGCGCACCGCGACCGGAGAGGTATCGAGCATGACCAGCACCACCACGAGGAACGGTAGGAGCGTCGAGCGTGGGTCGACACCGACCTCCCCTCCGCCGGTCCCGCCTCCCAAGCTCCGTCGCAGGCCAGCCTTGGTGGCGGGGGCCGTCGCCGCTATTTGTCTCGGGGCACTGCTCGCTGCCTGGGCGTGGACGTCGACCACGAACACGCAGGAGGTCCTGGTCGCGCGGTCCACCATCGAGCGCGGCTCACTGATCACGGAAGACGACCTAGCGCAGGTCCGGATCAGTGCTGATCCAGCCCTGTCCCCCGTGGCTGCCTCCGCGTTCGATGACCTTGTCGGGAAGCGGGCCGCGCTCGACATCGCTGAAGGCGCGCTGATCACTGCTGGGGCCACCACCACGGAGACGATTCCCGAGGACGGGGCTTCGATCGTCGGGGTTGCCCTCTCGCCAGCCCAGTCACCGGGAATGGCGCTGCAGGCCGGAGACCGCGTCCGGGTCGTGGTCACCCCACCCCCCGGTGGTGAGCAGTCGTCAGGACCTCCGGCGTTCAACGATGCCGAGGTCGTGGAGGTCAA
This sequence is a window from Nocardioides sp. S5. Protein-coding genes within it:
- a CDS encoding SAF domain-containing protein, whose product is MTSTTTRNGRSVERGSTPTSPPPVPPPKLRRRPALVAGAVAAICLGALLAAWAWTSTTNTQEVLVARSTIERGSLITEDDLAQVRISADPALSPVAASAFDDLVGKRAALDIAEGALITAGATTTETIPEDGASIVGVALSPAQSPGMALQAGDRVRVVVTPPPGGEQSSGPPAFNDAEVVEVNYDSESGVLVVDVLVPHADATVLAARAATGNVALILDSRER